The Candidatus Thiothrix anitrata genome includes the window TGACCTGAATTTCGTTAACGCCGCCTCTGAACGGATTAAAGCCACCCGCAACCCGTTCCACCCGTTTAGCACGCTGGATACGGTTTCATTGGGAGCGGTGATGTATGGGCAAACCGTATTGGCGCGACTTGCACAAGCCGCTGGCATGGGTTGGGATGCGGATTCGGCACATTCAGCCGTGTATGATGCTGAAAAGACAGCGGATTTATTTTGCCATTTCGTGAATACTTGGCAAACGTTGGATGCGGCGTTTAAAGCAGTCGAGAATTAGTAAGGGCGGTTCATGAACCGCCCCTACCTCTCCATTACTTCCCGGTCTTCAGCTTTTCCCAGTACCCGTCATACAGCTTCATGGCATCACCGATGTCGTTTTGGAATTCACCTTTAGCAACGTTGTCTGCTGAAGGGAAAATCACCGGATTGTTGCGGGTGTCTTCATCCAGCAAGTCTTTTACTGCAATGTTTGGGGTGCTATAGCCTAGTTCTTCGATCACTTGCTGCCCGACTTCAGGGCGCAACATGTAGTCGATGAATTTGTGAGCGTTATCAACATTACTCGCCCCTGCCGGAATCACAAAGCTATCCACCCAAAAACCTGCGCCTTCTTTGGGGAAAATGTATTCAATATCAGGGTTTTCCTGCTGCGCCATTTTGACTTCGCCGCTCCAGATCATGCCGAGATTCACATCACCTGCCAGAAACGGTTCGCGGGGTGCATCCGCATTGAAAACCAACACATTCGGCATCAGCTTTTGCAGGTCTTCGTAAGCGATTTTGATTTCATCCGGGTTGGTAGAATTGGTGGAAAAACCATTCTTTTTCAACGCCATATGGAAAACCTCACGCACGTCATCGGTCAGCAACAACTTGCCCTTCCACTTTTCATCCCACAAATCTGCCCACGAAGTAATGGTCGAAGAGTCGATTTCTTTACCATTCACCCCAATGCCAGTGCTGCCCCACAGGTACGGAATGCTGTATTTATTGCCGGGGTCATACGGCTTATCCAGCAAATCCGCTGACAAATTTGTCAGGTTGGGCAGTTTGGTTTTGTCGAGTTCTTGTAACAACCCTTCGCGCCCCATCTTTGCTACCAAATAACTGGATGGCACCACAATGTCGTAACCCTCACCTTTTTGCAGCTTGAGTTTGGAATACATCACCTCATTGTTTTCGTAGGTGGAATACTCAACTTTGATGCCAGTTTCTTT containing:
- a CDS encoding extracellular solute-binding protein; this translates as MKSTSLFAALLLVAANALHAEEKLVVYNWAEYIPEAALEEFEKETGIKVEYSTYENNEVMYSKLKLQKGEGYDIVVPSSYLVAKMGREGLLQELDKTKLPNLTNLSADLLDKPYDPGNKYSIPYLWGSTGIGVNGKEIDSSTITSWADLWDEKWKGKLLLTDDVREVFHMALKKNGFSTNSTNPDEIKIAYEDLQKLMPNVLVFNADAPREPFLAGDVNLGMIWSGEVKMAQQENPDIEYIFPKEGAGFWVDSFVIPAGASNVDNAHKFIDYMLRPEVGQQVIEELGYSTPNIAVKDLLDEDTRNNPVIFPSADNVAKGEFQNDIGDAMKLYDGYWEKLKTGK